One Solanum pennellii chromosome 10, SPENNV200 genomic region harbors:
- the LOC107002428 gene encoding peptide methionine sulfoxide reductase B5-like isoform X2, with amino-acid sequence MGSHILKISPFASSTLLIINATPFLRFQAKRVVSICGHPKTQFRFSSSSSSSSPSSSSKRGFRGGVVAMAAPDSVHKSEEDWRAILSPEQFRILRQKGTEYPGTGEYDKFSGEGVYQCAGCSTPLYKSTAKFNSGCGWPAFFEGLPGAINRTPDPDGRRVEITCAACGGHLGHVFKGEGFPTPTDERHCVNSVSLKFTPANS; translated from the exons ATGGGTTCTCATATTCTCAAAATCTCACCTTTTGCTTCTTCAACCCTTCTGATTATCAACGCCACCCCATTCTTGAGATTTCAAGCCAAAAGGGTTGTTAGCATTTGTGGCCATCCCAAGACCCAATTCAGgttttcatcatcatcatcatcatcatcaccatcatcatcaagtaAGAGAGGGTTCAGAGGTGGGGTTGTTGCTATGGCTGCACCAGACTCCGTTCACAAGTCAGAGGAAGACTGGCGTGCAATTCTATCTCCTGAGCAGTTCCGTATTCTAAGACAGAAAGGCACTGA GTATCCAGGTACCGGAGAGTATGACAAGTTTTCTGGTGAAGGAGTCTACCAATGTGCAGGATGTAGCACTCCTCTCTACAAGTCCACAGCAAAATTCAACTCAGGCTGTGGTTGGCCAGCTTTCTTTGAGGGTCTTCCTGGAGCAATTAATCGCACT CCTGACCCTGATGGCAGGAGGGTCGAGATTACTTGTGCAGCTTGTGGCGGTCATCTTGGTCATGTTTTCAAGGGTGAGGGTTTCCCTACCCCAACGGATGAACGCCATTGTGTCAATAGTGTTTCCCTCAAGTTTACACCAGCAAATTCTTAG
- the LOC107032028 gene encoding soluble inorganic pyrophosphatase 6, chloroplastic-like isoform X2 produces the protein MAAASATVRVSANNTITASLISKGPLQKPSIFNLCFRNGAAAAQRSRLFSCSAIYNPQIQIKQHGQPETLDYRVFFAEDSGKKVSPWHDIPLNLGDGVFNFIAEIPKESSAKMEVATDEQYTPIKQDTKKGKLRYYPYNINWNYGLLPQTWEDPSLANAEVEGAFGDNDPVDVVEIGESRAKMGQVLKVKPLAALAMIDEGELDWKIVAISLDDPRASLVNDIDDVEKHFPGTLTAIMDWFRDYKIPDGKPANKFGLGNNPANKDYALKVIMETNESWAKLVKRSIPAGDLSLV, from the exons ATGGCGGCTGCAAGTGCAACAGTGAGGGTATCAGCAAACAACACTATAACAGCTTCACTAATATCGAAAGGTCCTCTCCAAAAGCCCAGCATTTTCAACCTTTGCTTCCGTAATGGAGCTGCTGCTGCACAAAGGAGTCGACTTTTCAGTTGCAGTGCTATTTACAATCCCCAAATTCAAATCAAACAACACGGACAGCCTGAAACGTTGGATTATCGTGTATTTTTTGCGGAAGATTCCGGCAAAAAG GTATCCCCTTGGCATGATATACCACTTAACTTAGGTGATGGTGTTTTCAATTTCATTGCTGAAATTCCCAAAGAATCAAGTGCAAAGATGGAAGTTGCTACTGATGAGCAGTACACCCCAATTAAACAAGACACAAAGAAGGGAAAACTTAGATACTATCC ATATAATATTAACTGGAACTATGGATTGCTTCCTCAAACCTGGGAAGACCCTTCATTGGCAAATGCTGAAGTTGAGGGGGCATTTGGAGATAATGACCCTG TTGATGTTGTCGAGATTGGGGAAAGCCGTGCTAAAATGGGCCAGGTCTTGAAGGTCAAACCTTTAGCTGCTTTGGCAATGATTGATGAAGGAGAACTTGACTGGAAAATAGTTGCTATATCTCTAGATGATCCCCGAGCTTCACTTGTCAATGATATTGATGATGTTGAGAAGCATTTCCCG GGCACTCTGACAGCTATCATGGACTGGTTTAGAGACTATAAGATTCCTGATGGGAAGCCTGCAAACAAGTTTGGACTTGGGAACAATCCAGCTAACAAG GATTATGCACTTAAGGTTATTATGGAAACCAACGAGTCTTGGGCAAAGCTTGTCAAGAGATCCATTCCTGCTGGTGATCTTTCACTTGTATAG
- the LOC107002428 gene encoding peptide methionine sulfoxide reductase B5-like isoform X1 yields the protein MGSHILKISPFASSTLLIINATPFLRFQAKRVVSICGHPKTQFRFSSSSSSSSPSSSSKRGFRGGVVAMAAPDSVHKSEEDWRAILSPEQFRILRQKGTEYPGTGEYDKFSGEGVYQCAGCSTPLYKSTAKFNSGCGWPAFFEGLPGAINRTNCAFQPDPDGRRVEITCAACGGHLGHVFKGEGFPTPTDERHCVNSVSLKFTPANS from the exons ATGGGTTCTCATATTCTCAAAATCTCACCTTTTGCTTCTTCAACCCTTCTGATTATCAACGCCACCCCATTCTTGAGATTTCAAGCCAAAAGGGTTGTTAGCATTTGTGGCCATCCCAAGACCCAATTCAGgttttcatcatcatcatcatcatcatcaccatcatcatcaagtaAGAGAGGGTTCAGAGGTGGGGTTGTTGCTATGGCTGCACCAGACTCCGTTCACAAGTCAGAGGAAGACTGGCGTGCAATTCTATCTCCTGAGCAGTTCCGTATTCTAAGACAGAAAGGCACTGA GTATCCAGGTACCGGAGAGTATGACAAGTTTTCTGGTGAAGGAGTCTACCAATGTGCAGGATGTAGCACTCCTCTCTACAAGTCCACAGCAAAATTCAACTCAGGCTGTGGTTGGCCAGCTTTCTTTGAGGGTCTTCCTGGAGCAATTAATCGCACT AATTGTGCTTTTCAGCCTGACCCTGATGGCAGGAGGGTCGAGATTACTTGTGCAGCTTGTGGCGGTCATCTTGGTCATGTTTTCAAGGGTGAGGGTTTCCCTACCCCAACGGATGAACGCCATTGTGTCAATAGTGTTTCCCTCAAGTTTACACCAGCAAATTCTTAG
- the LOC107032028 gene encoding soluble inorganic pyrophosphatase 6, chloroplastic-like isoform X1: protein MAAASATVRVSANNTITASLISKGPLQKPSIFNLCFRNGAAAAQRSRLFSCSAIYNPQIQIKQHGQPETLDYRVFFAEDSGKKVSPWHDIPLNLGDGVFNFIAEIPKESSAKMEVATDEQYTPIKQDTKKGKLRYYPYNINWNYGLLPQTWEDPSLANAEVEGAFGDNDPVDVVEIGESRAKMGQVLKVKPLAALAMIDEGELDWKIVAISLDDPRASLVNDIDDVEKHFPVCLSAGTLTAIMDWFRDYKIPDGKPANKFGLGNNPANKDYALKVIMETNESWAKLVKRSIPAGDLSLV, encoded by the exons ATGGCGGCTGCAAGTGCAACAGTGAGGGTATCAGCAAACAACACTATAACAGCTTCACTAATATCGAAAGGTCCTCTCCAAAAGCCCAGCATTTTCAACCTTTGCTTCCGTAATGGAGCTGCTGCTGCACAAAGGAGTCGACTTTTCAGTTGCAGTGCTATTTACAATCCCCAAATTCAAATCAAACAACACGGACAGCCTGAAACGTTGGATTATCGTGTATTTTTTGCGGAAGATTCCGGCAAAAAG GTATCCCCTTGGCATGATATACCACTTAACTTAGGTGATGGTGTTTTCAATTTCATTGCTGAAATTCCCAAAGAATCAAGTGCAAAGATGGAAGTTGCTACTGATGAGCAGTACACCCCAATTAAACAAGACACAAAGAAGGGAAAACTTAGATACTATCC ATATAATATTAACTGGAACTATGGATTGCTTCCTCAAACCTGGGAAGACCCTTCATTGGCAAATGCTGAAGTTGAGGGGGCATTTGGAGATAATGACCCTG TTGATGTTGTCGAGATTGGGGAAAGCCGTGCTAAAATGGGCCAGGTCTTGAAGGTCAAACCTTTAGCTGCTTTGGCAATGATTGATGAAGGAGAACTTGACTGGAAAATAGTTGCTATATCTCTAGATGATCCCCGAGCTTCACTTGTCAATGATATTGATGATGTTGAGAAGCATTTCCCGGTATGTTTGAGTGCA GGCACTCTGACAGCTATCATGGACTGGTTTAGAGACTATAAGATTCCTGATGGGAAGCCTGCAAACAAGTTTGGACTTGGGAACAATCCAGCTAACAAG GATTATGCACTTAAGGTTATTATGGAAACCAACGAGTCTTGGGCAAAGCTTGTCAAGAGATCCATTCCTGCTGGTGATCTTTCACTTGTATAG